GCCGTCCTGGCGGACCGGTGAGATCCCGTTCCAGACCTCGACCGACATCGGCCGCCTGGTCGTCGCTCCGGGGACCACCTCCGAGCCCGTGACGATCAAGGCACACCGACTCAGCGGTACGGCGACCAGCGTCTCGTACACGGTGACAACCCCTGCCGGACTCACGGCCTCACCCGCGAGCGGCTCCTTCACCGTGGACCAGTCCGGCGGCGCACCCGTGCGCGTGACGGCCGCTGCCGGTACGCCGGACGGGCGCTACCCGGTCACGGTCGCGCCGAAGGCAGCCGACGGGACTGCGCTGCCGCGCCTCGGGTTCACTGTGGTGGTCGGGCAGCCGAACTCGTTCTCCGTGCTCCGCGAGGGTGTGGCGGCGTCGGACGATGCCAGTGACCACACCGAGGCGGACTTCGACGGCGGCGGCGTCAGCTACTCGCGGCAGGCGCTGGCCGCGGCTGGACTCACACCTGGTGGGACGGTGACGAAGGAGGGGCTCACCTTCGTTTGGCCCGGCGTACCGGTGGGTGAGCCGGACAACGTCCCGGCTGACGGGCAGGTGCTCGACCTGAACCTTCCGGCCGGGACGACGAAGCTGTCGTTCGTCGGGAGCGCGGTCAACGGCAACCAGGAGGGCAAGGCCACGCTGAAGTACGCGGACGGTACGACGAGCGAGGTGGACCTGTCGTTCAGCGACTGGACGCTGGGTGGTGGCGGCGACACCGTGCACTTCGGCAACCTGGTGGTCGCCTCCACGCCGTACCGGAACGAGTCCGGTGGTGGACGGGACAACGTGGCGACCCACCTTTTCGCCACCGCGCCGGTACCTGTTGCCGCGGGCAGGATTCCGGTTAGCGTGACGCTGCCGAAGAATCGCGACCTGCGGATCTTCACGCTGGCCACCGGTTGATCCCGAACCGCCCTGAAGGAGAACCACGATGAGAGCCACCAGCGTCATCGCCTGCGCCGCCCTGAGCGTCGCCGGCCTGCTCGCCACCACCGGTACGGCGCTGTCCGCGCCGGCCCCCGCCCCGGCACCGGCGGAGGCCCCGCTGCAGCTGGGAGTCCAGCCGGGCTCTGCCGAGGCCCCGCAGCCCGCCGCGGCGCAGGCGGGCAAGCCGACCACCCCGACCGGGACCACCACCGGCCCGTGCAAGTACACCGCGACGCCCGACGACCCGTCGCCGCGACCGGTGTCGCTGCCGCCGGACCCGACTCCGACTCCGTCGAAGGGCGTCGTACGGGTCCTCCTGGCCACCAACCAAGGGCCGGTCCTGCTCACGCTCGACCGCGCCAAGGCGCCGTGCACGGTGCAGAGCTTCCTGCACCTGGCCAAGAGCAAGTTCTACAACTTCACCACCTGCCACCGGCTCACGCTGTACCCGACCCTCAAGGTCCTCCAGTGCGGCGACCCGACGGGCTCCGGCGAGCGCGGTCCCGGCTACAGCTACAAGGACGAGCTCCCGACCGACCTGCCACTGTGGCCGAACGACCCGCCGACCAGCGTCGCGCGCCTGTACGCCCGCGGCACGCTGGCGATGGCCAACGCCGGCCCGAACACCAACGGCAGCCAGTTCTTCCTCACCTTCGGCGACTCCCGCCTCCGCCCCGACTACACCGTCTTCGGCACCATCGACCGCCTCGGCCTCAAGGTCCTCGACCGCGTCGCCGCCGCCGGCATCGTCCCCACCGCCGAAGACCCCGCCCCGGTCGACGGCGCCCCGAAGCGCAAGACCGACATCCTGCTCGCCCAGAAGCTGTTCTGACCGACGACGACAGCCCCACAGCTTCCTGCTGTGGGGCTGTTGTCATGCCCGCCGCTTGGGCACGTGCGGCTTGTACTGCGAAACCGTCGGATCCCCCGGGATCCAGAAGCGCCACGGGTTGTCGGCCGCCTCCCGCAACCCCACCCGCGGACCGGTCGACGGCACTCCGTCGAAACCCTCTCCGGGAAGCAGCCGTACGGCGGACTTCGGCGACAGCAGGTCGGTGCCGTTGGGCTCTCGACTGCTGATGCCCAAGGCAACACACAGCCGGGCCGGCCCCCGTGCCAGATCCCAGTCGGGGTTCCGAACCCGCCGCTTGGTGGGCAGCGCAGAGTTGAACTTCTCGACCACCGGCGCAACAGTCCCCCGGCGGGCCCGCGCCAGCTCAACGCCCTCGATCACCTCACCAGCACGGAACAACACCGCCGACGGCCGACCATCAGGCCCGACGCTGACGTTCATGCAGTAGTGCATGCCATACGTGAAGTACACGTACAAGAAGCCGGCCGGCCCGAACATCACCGCGTTGCGCGCAGTCTCGCCCCGGAAAGCATGCGACCCGGGATCGTTCGGCCCGTCGTACGCCTCGACCTCGGTGATGCGGACGGCGACGGTGCCCTCCTCGGTGGTCCGGCGGAGGACCCTGCCGAGGAGCCGAGGGGCGACCTCCAGCACCGGACAGGCCAGCTGAGTACGACGAACAGGCATGGCTGGACCCTACTGGCCGGGCGGTGGGGAGCTCAGGCGAGGCGTTCGGCGAAACGCAGCGCCTGGGCACGAAGCTCCACCAGCTGTTCGGCGACGCGATCCTTCGCGGTGCCGCCGCGGGCGTTACGCGAGGAGATGGAGCCTTCGACGGTGAGGACAGTGCGGACCTCAGAAGTCAAGTGCGGCGAGATCGCCGCAAGCTCGGCGTCGGTCAGATCCCACAGCTCGATCCCGCGCTTCTCGCACTCCTGCACACAAGCGCCGGCCAGCTCATGAGCAACCCGGAACGGCACCTTCTGGCGCACCAGCCACTCCGCGATGTCGGTCGCCAGCGAGAACCCCTGCGGCGCCAGCTCCTCCAGCCGCGCGGTGTCGAACACCAGCGTCCGGATCATCCCCGTGAACGCCGGCAGCAGCACCTCGAGCGTGTCGACGGAGTCGAAGACCGGCTCCTTGTCCTCCTGCAGGTCCCGGTTGTACGCCAGCGGCTGCGCCTTCAGCGTCGCCAGCAGGCCGGTCAGGTTGCCGATCAACCGGCCCGACTTGCCGCGGGCCAGCTCCGCGATGTCGGGGTTCTTCTTCTGCGGCATGATCGACGACCCGGTCGAGAACGCGTCGTCCAGCTTGACGAACCCGAATTCCTTGGTCGCCCAGAGAATGATCTCCTCCGCCTGCCGGGACAGGTCGACGCCGACCTGCGCGGTGACGAACGCGAACTCCGCGACGAAGTCCCGCGCCGACGTCCCGTCGATCGAGTTCGGCGAGGAGTTGGTGAAGCCGAGCTCGGTCGCCACGAACAGCGGGTCCAGCCCGAGCGACGATCCGGCCAGCGCACCCGCGCCGTACGGCGAGTCGGCCGCGACGCGCGCGTCCCACTCGGCCAGCCGCTCGAGGTCGCGGATCAGCGGCCAGGCGTGCGCGAGCAGGTGGTGCGAGAGCAGCACCGGCTGTGCGTGCTGAAGGTGCGTCCGGCCCGGCATCGCCACGCCGAGGTGCTTCTCGGCCTGGTCGGCGAGCGTGGTGATCTGGTCGAGCACGAGCCGCGCGATGATCCGGCCGTGCTCACGCAGGTAGCTGCGGAACAGCGTCGCGACCTGGTCGTTCCGCGAGCGCCCCGCCCGCAGCCGCCCACCGAGCTCAGCACCCAGGCGCTCCAGCAGACCCCGCTCGAGCGCGGTGTGCACGTCCTCGTCAGCCTCAGCGGGAAGAAAAGCACCGGACAGTACGTCGGCCAGCAGCTCGTCGAGCCCGCGGAGCATGCCCTCGAGGTCGTCGTCGGTCAGCAGCCCGGCGCGGTGCAGCACCTTCGCGTGCGCCTTCGACCCGGCGATGTCGTACGGCGCCAGCCGCCAGTCGAACTGGGTCGACTTGCTCAGCGCCGCCAGGGCGTCCGCGGGCCCTCCGGTGAACCGGCTGCCCCACAGGCTTTCTCCCGTACTC
The Kribbella italica DNA segment above includes these coding regions:
- a CDS encoding peptidylprolyl isomerase; amino-acid sequence: MRATSVIACAALSVAGLLATTGTALSAPAPAPAPAEAPLQLGVQPGSAEAPQPAAAQAGKPTTPTGTTTGPCKYTATPDDPSPRPVSLPPDPTPTPSKGVVRVLLATNQGPVLLTLDRAKAPCTVQSFLHLAKSKFYNFTTCHRLTLYPTLKVLQCGDPTGSGERGPGYSYKDELPTDLPLWPNDPPTSVARLYARGTLAMANAGPNTNGSQFFLTFGDSRLRPDYTVFGTIDRLGLKVLDRVAAAGIVPTAEDPAPVDGAPKRKTDILLAQKLF
- a CDS encoding DNA-3-methyladenine glycosylase is translated as MPVRRTQLACPVLEVAPRLLGRVLRRTTEEGTVAVRITEVEAYDGPNDPGSHAFRGETARNAVMFGPAGFLYVYFTYGMHYCMNVSVGPDGRPSAVLFRAGEVIEGVELARARRGTVAPVVEKFNSALPTKRRVRNPDWDLARGPARLCVALGISSREPNGTDLLSPKSAVRLLPGEGFDGVPSTGPRVGLREAADNPWRFWIPGDPTVSQYKPHVPKRRA
- the argH gene encoding argininosuccinate lyase, producing the protein MSTGESLWGSRFTGGPADALAALSKSTQFDWRLAPYDIAGSKAHAKVLHRAGLLTDDDLEGMLRGLDELLADVLSGAFLPAEADEDVHTALERGLLERLGAELGGRLRAGRSRNDQVATLFRSYLREHGRIIARLVLDQITTLADQAEKHLGVAMPGRTHLQHAQPVLLSHHLLAHAWPLIRDLERLAEWDARVAADSPYGAGALAGSSLGLDPLFVATELGFTNSSPNSIDGTSARDFVAEFAFVTAQVGVDLSRQAEEIILWATKEFGFVKLDDAFSTGSSIMPQKKNPDIAELARGKSGRLIGNLTGLLATLKAQPLAYNRDLQEDKEPVFDSVDTLEVLLPAFTGMIRTLVFDTARLEELAPQGFSLATDIAEWLVRQKVPFRVAHELAGACVQECEKRGIELWDLTDAELAAISPHLTSEVRTVLTVEGSISSRNARGGTAKDRVAEQLVELRAQALRFAERLA